GACGACAGAGTGAATCTGAAATAATTATGTGTTAATATTTCATTAGATGGTACGGACAAAATTTTAATTGCTATGCCCTCACCTGCCTTTGTGTATAATGCCAAGCAGCGGAAAATCCTCTGCCGACCGAGACACCGATGTAAATGACGGCATGATCGCCAACGCGCAGGGCGCAGTGAGCGTCGTGCTCACAACCTCCGAATCGGTCGACGATCAGCTCGAAGGGATTCAAACCGCAGCCACCACACAGGTTGAGGAGATGGACGCCGTGGCCAACGATATCTCCAAGCTGAGTGCCACCATCGAGGAGATCTCTTCGTCTGCCGAAGAGGTCAATCAGACAACTAACCGCGCAGCCGAGATGGCCAATGCAGGCCGCTCAGCCGCCGACGAGGCAACGGACGCGATGGAAACGGCCTCCGACTCGACAGAGCAGGTACAAGAGAACGTCGAAGCCTTAGAGCAGAAAGTCACCCAGATCAACGAGGTCGTCGATATGATCAACCAGATCGCCGAGCGCACCAACATGCTCGCATTGAACGCCTCAATCGAGGCCGCCCGCGCAGACGAGGCGGGCGATGGCTTCGCGGTCGTCGCTGACGAGGTCAAATCTCTCGCCGAAGAGTCTCAGTCCCGCACTGAAGAAATCGAAGCAACACTCACTGAAATTCAGGATTTGACCGCTGACGTGACCGAGGCGCTCGACGAGGCCGTCACAGCGGTCGAAAACGGAGCCGATCGAGTGCAGACGACCGATGAGAAACTCGAATTCGTGAGCGACGAAATTCAGTCGGCCGCCACTGGGATCGACGAGGTCTCAATGGCCGTACAAGAGGGCGCCGAGGCAGCGACCCGCGTCGCCGGCGTAACCGACGAAACCGCTGACGCAGCCCGGGAAATTAGCGGTTCGGTCGACGATATTGGTGACGAACGCGCCGACACCACTGACCTCCTCAACGAAATCGACGACGCGCTATCGGATGCCCGCGAAGGGCGCGAAGCCCGACTCAGCAACGCCGACACTGTCCCAACCGGCATCGACGAGTTCGACCGAATGGGTGGTCTCCCAGCCGGTTCACGGTCGGTAATCGCGGCTGACACAGGCGACGAGTCGGTCTCCACTGATGTCGTTGACAGTGCGGTCGCCACCTGCTGTGCGGCGGCTATCGACGCTGGATGGGCCGCCTCACTGTCGCCGACGGCTACGCTTGACCGTCACACCCTTGACAATGCCCTCGGTGCGAGGGCCGACGTGACACTCACCGACGCTTTAGCAGGCAACCGACTGTTCGTGCTTGATCTGTTCGGATCGTGGAATCACGATGAGAACGTAATCAATGTCACAGAACACGGGCTTGATACGGCTAACTCACGTGTCGATAGACGGCGCGACCGCCCGCTGTTTGTCATCGGCAATATCGCCGGCGAACTGGACCTCATGGGCGAAGAGGCCGTCAGGGAAAATACCTACGAGAATGATGGTGACGTGTTGAGCGACGACGATCTCGTTGTCAACGTCATAGACGAAGCAACTGTTCCCGAGCAACTCACCTCATTCTACCTCGGGGCAGCCGACCGGAGCTGCCGGCTTGACGGCACACAGCAACGACAAAACGGTACTAGATCAACGCTTGGCCGATAGCGATGCTAACGCAGCCCCATTATCCGGAAGCTATCCTGATCCCATCGCCTGCATGCCTGTCGCCCTCGTCTCGAAATGAGTGTTGATGCTGAGGAATACGTATCAAGATGTAGTAAAAGGGGAAACCTGAGAGCCGAGTTCTCTCACATATTGGCCTCGGCTACAGCGACACCTGCAGTGTCACTGCTCTTGTGCTGACTACACCCTCTATATCTTGCATGGCGTTTCTAATAGACTTCTGAGAAGTAGTCGGTGGGATCAGTAAGTGAGCAACCTGTACTGACCACCCACGGATGACTGGTACGGGGTTGGGAACGGTTCTACGACACGCTCTCCTCGTGATATTCACCCTCCTATCGCGCACACTAATTCCGACAGATCCTGTAAAAATTCCATACCACGAAGATTATTCGCTCAAGGAACGAGCCGCGTTAGCGGCGAGTGAGTAGGGCGGGACAGTTCACTCGTCAGTCGGGCCACCGTACACGTCGTCGGTGAGCAACTGCTGGGCCGCGATCCGCTGGATCGCGTCACACCGGAAGGTCACCGCGCTCGTCGCACACGCGCAGGATAGAGGCTCCTGAGTCGAGGCGTTCGACCGAGAACGTCCGATCCTCCGGCGACCGTCCTCGGTGAGCAACCCGTCTCGCTCCGGGAAGTCTTTCGGGATCGGCACCAGCCCCGAGCCGTTCTTGTCCTGTAGCTTCTGCGGCATAGCAGAACCACCCAGCTATTCGCTGATAAATGGCCCCGACGATACCAGAGTTTGTGGAACCTTTGGCCAAAAAATTGTACAGAGCGGCGCGGCTTTTGTAGAGCCCAGAAACACGCGGCCAACCCGCGGACGGGCCGCGAGGGATACCACAGGTATGCCACCGACCGACGCCGGCCAGACACTGCCGTCCTTGCCAAGCAGTCACACGGCCGATTGGACCGCGTGGCAGGCGCTCGCGCCGCTCGCCATGCTCCAGCCACGCCTCGCGCTGGTCCAACCGCTGTACGATCATCGCTCGCGGTTCTGCCAGCGGGTTCCGCGGTATGCCCTTCGGGAGTGGATTCGATAGCCGGCGCACACATGCCTTCCAGGCACGCACCCGCTCGATGGAGTCCATCCTGTCGATCAGCGTCAGGACGATCCGGCGCCGATCGGCGTCGGTACCCAGATCCCGATCGAGCCCGCTCGCCGGGTCCTCGCCGATGCGCTCCTGCGCTCAGGCACAGCGCAGTCGCTCGTCGCGGGCGCCCCCTTGTGTGGTGGCGGGCATCGGTCACCGCTTACCCAAATTGCAGGACTGTACGTTGACCGCCTGTGAGGATGCTGGTGAATACAGGGGTTGTTATACTTGTATCCGAGACAACAGGCCGGGGACCAGGAGCCTCTGACATGGAAGCAAAGCCTGGCTTCCCATGTGTTCGGGACCGACAGCGGTTGCAGTATGGGACGTCGTGGACAGTGACAGCTACAGTCTGTCTCGCTGATTCGCCGAGCGCGGCACCTCGGCCCCGATACACACTTTCGAACACTACTCACCGGCTCTACCTCTCCCGACGCTCGCCATCGAGATCTAGCGACACCAGGTCCCACTGCGGATACGCGTCGTCACGACCCCGTGAACACTCGTAGAGCCGAAGCGTCGTGTACGGATACGCCACTCCACAGCGTTCCCGCCGATCCGGGTTACTGGCAGTGTGCGTCGGCACGATCTCCCGACAGTCTTCGCAGAGCCGACAGGCCAGCAGCAGGCCGTCGTCGCGGCCGTAGTCCAGCAGCACCGGGTCGATCGGACCGAGCGTGGTCCCACAGCCGTGAGAGCGCGTTTTTGCTGGCGTCACCGACTCGTCGAGCAGGTTCGGACAGCCCCCGAGGTGCCCGTACTCGACGGCTGCGGTCGGTGACGCGGAGATACGGGCGCGGCAGTGCGGACAACGCCAATATTCGGTAATCTACGGACCGATATCTCTGGGGATGTAACGTTTCAGATAAGTGCCCGGGGAGGGCTCCGAACCCTCGATCTCCGCATGGCCCAGGTCCGGGGTGTGACGAGTACCCCACGGGTCATGCCGGTTGGTACCGCATGAGTCTGACGACCCTATGAGTGCGGCGCTATGTCCAGCTAAGCCACCCGGGCGCGGGTGCAATGCCTGCTTGGCCGCTTTCCG
Above is a window of Haloarcula halophila DNA encoding:
- a CDS encoding methyl-accepting chemotaxis protein; protein product: MPSSGKSSADRDTDVNDGMIANAQGAVSVVLTTSESVDDQLEGIQTAATTQVEEMDAVANDISKLSATIEEISSSAEEVNQTTNRAAEMANAGRSAADEATDAMETASDSTEQVQENVEALEQKVTQINEVVDMINQIAERTNMLALNASIEAARADEAGDGFAVVADEVKSLAEESQSRTEEIEATLTEIQDLTADVTEALDEAVTAVENGADRVQTTDEKLEFVSDEIQSAATGIDEVSMAVQEGAEAATRVAGVTDETADAAREISGSVDDIGDERADTTDLLNEIDDALSDAREGREARLSNADTVPTGIDEFDRMGGLPAGSRSVIAADTGDESVSTDVVDSAVATCCAAAIDAGWAASLSPTATLDRHTLDNALGARADVTLTDALAGNRLFVLDLFGSWNHDENVINVTEHGLDTANSRVDRRRDRPLFVIGNIAGELDLMGEEAVRENTYENDGDVLSDDDLVVNVIDEATVPEQLTSFYLGAADRSCRLDGTQQRQNGTRSTLGR